One genomic window of Streptomyces sp. NBC_01498 includes the following:
- the miaB gene encoding tRNA (N6-isopentenyl adenosine(37)-C2)-methylthiotransferase MiaB — MTSSSDRAGTVDDVGVDRTYEVRTYGCQMNVHDSERLSGLLEDAGYVRAPKGADGDADVVVFNTCAVRENADNKLYGNLGRLAPMKTRRPGMQIAVGGCLAQKDRDTIVTRAPWVDVVFGTHNIGKLPVLLERARVREEAQIEIAESLEAFPSTLPTRRESAYAAWVSISVGCNNTCTFCIVPALRGKEKDRRPGDILAEIEALVAEGVSEITLLGQNVNAYGSDMGDREAFSKLLRACGAIEGLERVRFTSPHPRDFTDDVIAAMAETPNVMPQLHMPLQSGSDTVLRAMRRSYRQERFLGIIGKVRAAIPHAAISTDIIVGFPGETEEDFQQTLHTVREARFANAFTFQYSKRPGTPAAEMDGQIPKEVVQERYLRLAALQEEISWEENKAQVGRTLEVMVAEGEGRKDGATRRLSGRAPDNRLVHFTAPDGEVRPGDVVTVDITYAAPHHLLAEGPTTRVRRTRAGDAWDRRNAAPPEPAGVLLGLPSVGVPPPLPAVTGGCSAG; from the coding sequence GTGACCAGTAGCAGTGACCGGGCCGGAACAGTTGACGACGTGGGCGTAGACCGGACCTACGAGGTGCGCACCTACGGGTGCCAGATGAACGTCCACGACTCCGAGCGATTGTCCGGTCTGCTGGAGGACGCGGGCTACGTCCGGGCCCCGAAGGGCGCCGACGGCGACGCCGACGTGGTGGTCTTCAACACCTGCGCCGTACGCGAGAACGCCGACAACAAGCTGTACGGCAACCTCGGCCGGCTCGCCCCGATGAAGACCCGCCGCCCCGGCATGCAGATCGCCGTCGGCGGCTGCCTCGCCCAGAAGGACCGCGACACCATCGTCACGAGGGCGCCGTGGGTCGACGTGGTCTTCGGCACGCACAACATCGGCAAGCTCCCCGTCCTGCTGGAGCGCGCCCGCGTCCGGGAAGAGGCGCAGATCGAGATCGCGGAGTCGCTGGAGGCGTTCCCCTCCACGCTCCCGACGCGCCGCGAGTCCGCCTACGCCGCGTGGGTCTCCATCTCCGTGGGCTGCAACAACACCTGCACCTTCTGCATCGTCCCGGCCCTGCGCGGCAAGGAGAAGGACCGCCGCCCCGGCGACATCCTCGCCGAGATCGAGGCGCTCGTCGCCGAAGGCGTCTCGGAGATCACCCTGCTCGGCCAGAACGTCAACGCGTACGGCTCCGACATGGGCGACCGCGAGGCGTTCTCCAAGCTGCTGCGCGCCTGCGGGGCGATCGAGGGACTGGAGCGCGTCCGCTTCACCTCGCCGCACCCGCGCGACTTCACCGACGACGTCATCGCCGCCATGGCCGAGACGCCCAACGTGATGCCGCAGCTGCACATGCCGCTCCAGTCCGGCTCGGACACCGTCCTCCGGGCGATGCGCCGCTCGTACCGGCAGGAGCGGTTCCTCGGCATCATCGGCAAGGTCCGCGCCGCCATCCCGCACGCCGCGATCTCCACCGACATCATCGTGGGCTTCCCCGGCGAGACCGAGGAGGACTTCCAGCAGACGCTGCACACGGTGCGCGAGGCACGCTTCGCGAACGCCTTCACCTTCCAGTACTCCAAGCGACCCGGAACGCCCGCCGCCGAGATGGACGGGCAGATTCCCAAGGAGGTCGTGCAGGAGCGCTATCTGCGCCTCGCGGCTCTCCAGGAGGAGATCTCCTGGGAGGAGAACAAGGCGCAGGTCGGCCGCACGCTGGAGGTCATGGTCGCCGAGGGGGAGGGCCGCAAGGACGGGGCCACCCGTCGGCTCTCCGGCCGTGCCCCCGACAACCGGCTCGTGCACTTCACCGCCCCGGATGGCGAGGTACGGCCCGGCGACGTGGTGACCGTCGACATCACGTACGCGGCGCCGCACCACCTGCTCGCCGAGGGGCCGACGACGCGGGTACGGCGCACCCGGGCCGGCGACGCGTGGGACCGCCGCAACGCGGCCCCGCCCGAGCCCGCCGGCGTGCTGCTCGGCCTGCCCTCCGTGGGCGTCCCGCCACCGCTGCCCGCGGTGACCGGCGGCTGCTCGGCGGGCTGA
- a CDS encoding antitoxin — protein sequence MSILDSLKARMSPARDKVSDLAQQHGGRIGDGLDKAARTVDRKTKGKYSDRIESGTGKAKGALDRMSHKDGDTGGPSSPPPAS from the coding sequence ATGAGCATCCTCGACTCACTGAAGGCCAGGATGTCCCCGGCCAGGGACAAAGTCTCCGATCTCGCGCAGCAGCACGGCGGGAGGATCGGGGACGGCCTGGACAAGGCCGCCAGGACGGTCGACCGGAAGACCAAGGGCAAGTACAGCGACAGGATCGAGTCGGGCACCGGAAAGGCCAAGGGCGCTCTGGACCGCATGTCCCACAAGGACGGCGACACCGGCGGCCCGTCCTCCCCGCCTCCGGCCTCCTGA
- a CDS encoding class III extradiol dioxygenase subunit B-like domain-containing protein — translation MLVAAAVCPCPPLLVPAVAAGAAPELDAAREACADALGVLAASRPDRLIVVGPAPGPEELVPYPQGAYGTFRGYGVALDVTLDGAAAGPGVRDGLAGGELPASLAVAAWLLTEAAWTAAPVEGFGVRESLGAERCAARGGELAASHERVALLVMGDASACRSLKAPGSLDRRAAPFDAGVARALAEVDLAALRGLDETLATELKAAGRPCWQVLAGAAEGAVLSGTLLHDDAPYGVGYPVAVWS, via the coding sequence ATGCTCGTAGCCGCCGCCGTGTGCCCCTGTCCTCCTCTGCTGGTCCCCGCCGTGGCCGCCGGAGCCGCCCCGGAACTCGACGCCGCGCGGGAGGCGTGCGCCGACGCGCTCGGTGTGCTCGCCGCCTCCCGGCCCGACCGGCTGATCGTCGTCGGTCCGGCGCCGGGGCCGGAGGAGCTGGTCCCGTACCCGCAGGGCGCGTACGGGACCTTCCGGGGCTACGGGGTCGCCCTCGACGTCACACTCGACGGGGCGGCGGCCGGACCCGGCGTCCGCGACGGACTCGCCGGCGGCGAGCTGCCCGCCTCGCTGGCCGTCGCCGCCTGGCTTCTTACGGAGGCCGCCTGGACGGCCGCCCCCGTCGAGGGGTTCGGCGTACGGGAGTCACTGGGCGCCGAACGGTGCGCCGCGAGAGGCGGGGAACTCGCGGCGTCGCACGAGCGGGTGGCCCTCCTGGTGATGGGCGACGCCAGCGCCTGCCGCAGCCTCAAGGCGCCCGGCTCCCTGGACAGGCGCGCGGCCCCCTTCGACGCCGGGGTCGCGCGTGCGCTGGCCGAGGTCGACCTCGCGGCGCTGCGCGGCCTGGACGAGACACTGGCGACGGAGCTGAAGGCCGCGGGCCGCCCCTGCTGGCAGGTCCTCGCGGGCGCGGCCGAGGGAGCGGTCCTGTCCGGCACCCTCCTCCACGACGACGCCCCGTACGGCGTGGGCTATCCGGTGGCGGTCTGGTCGTAG
- the miaA gene encoding tRNA (adenosine(37)-N6)-dimethylallyltransferase MiaA, which yields MRTAARAPRVIAVVGPTAAGKSDLGVHLAQQFDGEVVNADSMQLYRGMDIGTAKLTTAERRGVPHHLLDIWDVTEAANVAEYQRLARIEIDRLLAEGRTPVLVGGSGLYVRSAIDALDFPGTDPEVRARLEDELRLRGSGALHARLAAADPPAGRAILPSNGRRIVRALEVFEITGKPFTANLPGHDAVYETVQIGVDVARPELDERIALRVDRMWEAGLVDEVRALEARGLREGRTASRALGYQQVLSALAGDRTEDEARAETVRATKRFARRQDSWFRRDPRVHWLSGACADREELPHLALTLIERAVTA from the coding sequence GTGAGAACCGCAGCGCGCGCACCCCGGGTCATCGCCGTCGTCGGCCCCACGGCGGCCGGAAAGTCCGACTTGGGCGTCCATCTCGCCCAGCAGTTCGACGGCGAAGTCGTCAACGCCGACTCCATGCAGCTCTACCGGGGGATGGACATCGGCACCGCCAAGCTGACGACCGCCGAGCGCCGCGGTGTCCCGCACCACCTCCTCGACATCTGGGACGTCACCGAGGCGGCCAACGTCGCCGAGTACCAGCGGCTGGCCCGGATCGAGATCGACCGGCTCCTCGCCGAAGGCCGTACCCCCGTCCTCGTCGGCGGCTCCGGCCTGTACGTACGCTCCGCCATCGACGCCCTCGACTTCCCCGGCACCGACCCGGAGGTGCGGGCCCGGCTGGAGGACGAACTGCGGCTGCGCGGTTCCGGCGCCCTGCACGCCCGGCTGGCCGCCGCCGACCCGCCTGCGGGCCGCGCCATCCTCCCCAGCAACGGCCGCCGCATCGTCCGCGCGCTGGAGGTGTTCGAGATCACCGGGAAGCCGTTCACCGCCAACCTGCCCGGCCACGACGCGGTGTACGAGACCGTGCAGATCGGCGTCGACGTGGCCCGTCCCGAACTCGACGAGCGCATCGCCCTGCGCGTGGACCGCATGTGGGAGGCCGGCCTCGTGGACGAGGTGCGCGCGCTGGAGGCGCGCGGACTGCGCGAGGGCCGTACGGCGTCCCGGGCGCTCGGCTACCAGCAGGTGCTCTCGGCCCTCGCCGGGGACCGCACCGAGGACGAGGCGCGCGCCGAGACCGTACGCGCCACGAAACGCTTCGCGCGCCGTCAGGACTCGTGGTTCCGCCGCGACCCGCGCGTGCACTGGCTCAGCGGCGCGTGCGCCGACCGGGAGGAACTCCCGCACCTCGCACTGACGTTGATCGAACGAGCGGTCACAGCCTGA